In Vigna unguiculata cultivar IT97K-499-35 chromosome 3, ASM411807v1, whole genome shotgun sequence, a single genomic region encodes these proteins:
- the LOC114175959 gene encoding gamma conglutin 1-like: MATRCGIIHLFIFSIALLSLGSSSFAVNAPSNKPRSFILPIEKDQKTLQYSTSVEMGTPAVTLDLVIDIRERFLWFECGSDYNSSTYRPVRCGTKNCIQAKGTDCISCLNHPLKTGCTNNTCGVQPFNPFGAFYVSGDVGQDTLSSAHSTTRARTPSNLHVPAFISSCVYPDKFGVEGFLLGLARGKKGLLGLANTAVSLPAQLATKYHLQRKFALCLPSSSKFNKLGDLFVGGGPYYLPPHDASKFLTYTPLVTNPHSTGPIFDDDPSSEYFIDVKSIKVDGKTVNVNTSLLSIDELGNGGTKLSTVIPYTTLHSSIYRPLVNAFVKKAAVRKMKRVSSVAPFGACFSSRTVGANVPAIDLVLGGGVEWRIYGSNSMVKVNKKVQCLGFVDGGLDGSPIATSIVIGGYQMEDNLVEFDLASSKLGFSSSLLLHNATCSHFRVV, encoded by the coding sequence ATGGCTACTCGGTGTGGCATAATCCATTTGTTCATCTTCTCCATAGCTCTGCTTTCACTGGGTTCTTCGTCATTCGCAGTGAATGCACCATCTAATAAACCCCGTTCCTTTATCCTCCCCATCGAGAAAGACCAAAAAACCCTTCAGTACTCAACTTCAGTGGAGATGGGAACCCCTGCGGTCACACTAGATCTAGTGATTGACATAAGAGAACGTTTCTTATGGTTCGAGTGTGGCAGCGACTACAACTCCTCAACCTACCGCCCCGTCCGATGTGGGACCAAGAACTGCATCCAAGCCAAAGGCACCGATTGCATCTCATGCCTCAACCACCCTCTCAAAACGGGTTGCACCAACAACACCTGCGGGGTTCAACCATTCAACCCCTTCGGCGCCTTCTACGTCAGCGGCGATGTGGGACAAGACACCCTCTCCTCCGCGCACTCCACAACCCGTGCCAGAACACCCTCCAATTTGCACGTCCCAGCCTTCATCTCTTCCTGCGTCTACCCAGATAAGTTTGGGGTCGAGGGCTTTCTCCTGGGCCTGGCCCGCGGCAAGAAAGGACTGTTGGGCCTTGCCAACACTGCTGTTTCACTACCAGCCCAACTCGCAACCAAATACCACCTTCAACGCAAGTTTGCGCTCTGTTTACCTTCCTCttcaaaatttaacaaactCGGGGATCTCTTTGTTGGTGGCGGTCCTTACTATCTGCCACCTCACGATGCTTCCAAGTTTCTAACTTACACCCCCCTCGTTACCAACCCCCATAGCACAGGCCCCATCTTTGACGACGATCCTTCCTCGGAGTACTTCATCGACGTTAAGTCAATCAAAGTTGACGGCAAAACGGTCAACGTTAACACCTCTCTGTTGTCTATTGACGAACTGGGAAACGGCGGCACAAAACTCAGCACCGTTATTCCTTACACCACGTTGCACAGCTCGATCTACCGGCCTCTGGTGAATGCTTTCGTGAAGAAAGCGGCGGTTAGGAAAATGAAGAGAGTGTCTTCGGTGGCGCCGTTTGGGGCGTGCTTCAGTTCAAGAACGGTTGGAGCGAATGTGCCGGCGATAGATCTGGTCCTTGGAGGTGGGGTTGAGTGGAGAATCTATGGGTCGAATTCAATGGTGAAGGTTAACAAAAAGGTGCAATGCCTTGGGTTTGTGGATGGGGGTTTGGATGGAAGTCCCATAGCAACTTCGATTGTTATTGGAGGGTATCAGATGGAGGATAATCTTGTGGAGTTTGATCTGGCTTCTTCAAAACTTGGTTTTAGCTCCTCCCTTTTACTCCACAATGCTACCTGTTCCCATTTCAGAGTCGTTTGA
- the LOC114176600 gene encoding dual specificity protein phosphatase 1, translating to MTSSEAIEQFDKCMNGQIEVIARVWHLFQAYKKDKIPFKIDEGLYLGSIGTAVNKAALKEHNITHILTVAGRIPPAHPDDFVYKIINVVDKDDEDLKKYFNECFDFIDEAKRLGGGVLVHCFAGRSRSVTIVVAYLMRTRGMSFFEALQHVRSIRPEARPNQGFICQLEDFEKSLQGASKSR from the exons ATGACCTCCTCAGAGGCTATAGAACAATTTGACAAATGCATGAATGGGCAAATAGAAGTAATTGCACGGGTTTGGCATTTATTTCAAGCCtacaaaaaggacaaaattcCTTTCAAAATCGACGAG GGTCTGTATTTGGGTTCGATTGGCACTGCAGTTAACAAGGCTGCTTTGAAAGAACATAATATTACTCACATTTTGACTGTGGCTGGTAGAATACCACCTGCACATCCTGATGACTTcgtctataaaattataaacg TTGTTGACAAAGACGATGAAGActtaaaaaaatacttcaatGAGTGTTTTGATTTTATTGATGAAGCCAAAAGACTCGGTGGAGGTGTTTTGGTTCACTGTTTCGCTGGAAGATCAAGAAG TGTGACTATAGTTGTTGCATATCTGATGAGGACTCGTGGAATGAGTTTTTTTGAAGCTCTGCAACATGTAAGAAGTATACGACCAGAAGCACGTCCCAATCAGGGTTTTATTTGTCAGCTGGAGGACTTCGAAAAGTCTCTTCAAGGTGCCTCTAAGTCACGTTAG